The Dasypus novemcinctus isolate mDasNov1 chromosome 13, mDasNov1.1.hap2, whole genome shotgun sequence genome segment tattgtATTTCTATGCCCTCTAGATTGAAAGTTCATGAGGGCAGgagttttgtgtgttttgttccTTGCTATATTCTCACTacctagtaggtgctcaataaataattctTGAATGATTGAACATATGACGGTATAAGATAgcgatttcagtggtagatgaggattgtggttaataatataaaaacaagaattttCCTCTATTACAAAGTGCCAAGAATATGGTGattcatgggaaaaatacaactaatgtaacttatagactatagctAACAATAATATTATAGTATTTTTGTATCAAgtgataaattgaaaaagaatatgggatttagtttatgggatgtgaatatgatcaagcaatttttttccagtttcttcatTAGCAGACCATGGTCATGTCATTTGACCAATCTgttctcatttgtcttttaaaatgctAGAGAAACAATTCAGTTTGTTGTTAGGATTGAAAGGTAAATGTGCCTTGACAggattttattaaataatgcttccatgatttgttaagctgccttttgtcttttattttatattttgaagttgaaataaagtttttaaaaaattatatgttaaCCAGATTTGCCAGCCCTAAAGGTTAGAAGGTTGGTGAGCATGTCCCCTGTCAACAGGAATCCAGTGAGAGTCCAGCTAGAAAAGTCACCCCCAAAGGCCTTTGGTGTTAGGGGGATCAAGTGTGGAGGGAGGGCCAGGTGGGGGTGAAGGTCTCACCTTTCTTTGGGGTTCCCTTCTGCGGAGGCACCAGGCAGTTCTCACCTTTCACAAGAAGCGGCTGCTCATACCTGGGTGACAGGTGGCCCTTCTGGACAGCGTGGGAGATCAGGCCCTGCATGGCTGACAGGGCGGCTGGACTGGGACTGTGGCCTGGCAGAGAGCAAGGCTGTGAGCATCCCCGATCTGGCCTGAGTTTCAGGGGAGCTACAGGGGAGGATGAGATGCCCTGCCATCCCCGGCACGGCTGTGGAAGGGGAAGAAAGGGGAAGAGGCTCATGCCCCAGGTCGGAAAGCCTGAAAGTCAAGGATCCACCTGGACCAACAATTGGCCAAGATTTCATTCATTCTCTAGCTCTCTCCAGGGAAGAGCTGAGAGGCAGCATCATGCTAAGGAGTGCTACCCTGGCTAGGCCAGGGCAAACTATTCCTAGGGACCCCCACTTGGCTCCTCTAGGCATGTGCTGGGCTCTTTACCtgtgttaactcatttaatcctcaccacaaaTCTCTGCATTAGATGCTATTATTTGCTCCATTATCCACAAAAAGGGCTTGAGGTTTGAAGAAGAACTTGCTCAAGATCCCACAGCAAACAAGTAGATGCCTGGGTCACAATGAGTGGTCATAAAaaagaagccaggctgaccaCAAAAAGTCCTCTGGTATGCTAGAAAACACCCCAGAGTGGGAAATTGAAAATAAGGGTTCATGTTCTGGTTCCTCTCCTTTTCCTGTGTCACCTTCTGCCATTTACCCTCTGAAACTCGTATTACACTTGTGTAGAAGAATTGATTTGCTAATTCCTATCCCCCAGTGAGGCATCACCTGCCCCTCACCGTCTTGAGGTCTGTCTGGACTATCTCAAATGGTACTGGGAGGAGGAATGATAAGCCAGAAGGGCAAGAGCTTTGTTAACAGACTAGTGTGCCCAGATTCAATAGAATGGCTTTAGAGCATGTATGTTAGGATTCAGAGCTGGGGATAGAGTAGAAGACAGCAGAAGGGATTTCCAAGACTGGAGGCCTCAGAgtggttgaaaaaaaaatgatgtaggCAGAAGAAGGGGAGCCTGCAGCAGAGGCTGAGAAGGCAGCAGAGCAGTAGGAGGCCCATCAGAACACAGCATGGTACAAGACAAGGGAGATTCTGGGAGAGAGAGGTTCACCAGACCACTAGGATAAAGGCTGAAAAGACAGCAGAATGGCGAGAGAAGGGAGCAGGACAAACAATGGAGACAGATATTTGGAGAAGGGTCAACTGGAGATGACCATTACCTTCCTTGGGGCCAAAAAAGGCAAAGCCCAGGGAGACGTTGTTGTAACCTTGAGTGTGCCGGCCTCGGAGGTTCCAGCCAACACCTTCGTACACGCCACCATCATCCCCAACCAGGAAGCTGCAGGTCAAGGAAATGCAGGTTTCCTGGCTGGCTCTGTGGCCCATGAGAGAAAACCCTTTACCCATTTGAAATAGGTAGAAGGGCTCAAAAAGGAATTTGCATGGATTCTTCCCAAACGATGGATAGAGCAAGTCATTTATGGTAGTCCTTAGAATTCAGAAGTACCAACTCCCTCAATTGTCCAGAATCTTGGGTTTGATATAAATCACTCTGCAGGCTTGGAAGGAGAAGAGGTCCTGGCACCTCCACAGTAACTAACACAGACCTAGCCATGTAATGTAAGATTCTTCTCCAATTCCATCCTCCATagctcccttccttcctccaaaATGCATGCTGCCTGTGTAATCCCCACACATGTTGCTCTTTGATTTCTCACTGCCAAGTTTACTGACCTAGGTAGTCTTCCCAGGAAGTAGTAGCTGAGTCAAGGACCTGGATGCAGGCAGCTTATTTGGGAGGGGATCCAGAAGCCAGAATGAGGGAGCAAAGAGAATTGgaacaaaaggaggaaatgaGCAAAGCAGGCAGAACTGGGTGGCTTTATCCTAAGGTAGAAAGGGAGGCTCCATCCCCCCAGGGGTCCTCCAAGGAACATGTAGATGCACTTTAGAACTGTGTCTCAGAAGGCTAAGGAGTCTACACCAACTCCAGTCCCCTAGGAGACATTAACTTCCCCTCACCATCAGGGTCCTAGAGAAAAGCCCTGAagcagaaaagcagagaaaagtGGTGGGCACTTGAGGCAGGAAGCCATCACCATGCACAGGAACTGTCCACAGTTCAGCTGAAGTACAGGGTCTACCACAGTGACCCTTAGGAATACAGATAGCAAATCGCCTTCCCAAGCCCCACGTGCATCGTGGGGTGGAATGGAACTGGGCAGAGAGACAGTTTTGAGCCAGTTCAAGCCACACTTcacagctgtgtgactttgaggaCATCAGCCTTCCTCCCTTCAGCCCTCTCACCTGCAGCTTGGAGAGAGTTAGGCTTGTCCTACCAACCACACAGCATGCTCAGGGAGCAAATGTAGAAAAGTACCTGAAGTCATCGGTAACCTGTGAGGTGCTGTGTGAACCAAGTTTGGAAGAGTGTAGACTTGTGTTTGTCACTTAACCTTCCTTACTTCCTTTTGAGATCTCAAAGACAAGGACCCCATAGAAAATTCTGGAGGATTTGGAATTTTGTGAggggttttaaatattttatgcacTGTACAACCAATAAAACCACAACtcagaaaatgaggaaaacagaGATGGAAAGAGACCAGAGAAGCCCCCGAGGAGGAGCGGCTTTTCCCACAGCCTCCAGCACCAGCCCCAACCTCTTACTTGTAGGCCACATCGCACCAGCCGTTGCTGTGGACGTGATGGGTCTGCAGTTCCCACAACCTGCGACTGCAAATAGTCTGGTTATGACACTCCAGTCCAGGGATGTGGTGCACGATCAGGAAATCCACTGGCATGGTCAGCTGGGGGCTGCAGCCAACAGCTCCTGCTGCCCATTCCTTGCGAGAGACCATGGTGAAGACACCTGTGGGCAGCCACGGGACATCCTCCTCACACCCTGCTCCCATGCTGCCACGTTGGCCATCTGAGACTTGACATTTGGGGCTCTGGCCACCCATGATGGGGAAAGACCCCGATGGGGCCTTCAGCAGACACACTTACCCCGTTTCACCCCAATATCCCATGTCACCTACACTCACCCCACACAGAGTCCACACCCAGCCAGAGAAGCCTAGATGCTTTGCTCCCCCATCCTGCCTGGCAGCTCCCACCCTGCTCTGctccagcacccccaccccacttcagGGTACCTGCTCCTCCCTGGGGAGGCCCTGTGCAGCCTTCTCACCATTTCCCCTCAACACTGCTGCCCTCAGCGTCCCCTGTGCTCACTGACAATGTGTGGGGAAGAGATTAGAATAAGCTGCATGAATCAACTCACGCCAGGATTTATGTGGGGGACATCGGCTGTGCCCATGCTCCTGTGGGGGGGAGTGTGAGGGATGGTGTAGATGGCCATCCCTGCCCCCAAAGGAACTTTCTCCTATTTACAAGCATGAACCCAGGTCATAGGTTAGAACATGGTTGATGAGTAGACTCATTGCTCCCATTTATTGGCTGTTACTACCTAAGCACTACATATTTCttatgtattttctcatttaatccccatAATAAGTTGAGGAAATCAAAACATCTCAATTTTCAGGTGGGGAAATGAAGGGTTCAAGGGCCTGAATAACTTATTTGAAATCATTGCTAGAGGCAAGacaaggatttgaacccagatctatAAACTCAAGCATTTTAAAGGCAAAGCTACCCTTTCTTCCTTAAGGGAGGGTGAGCATTTAAAGAAATTCTGTTATGGGACTGAAGGATCGTTCCTCTCAGCTGCTGTCTCATCCAGCGAAAGAACACTCACCCCTGGCCTCAAGTCCCAGAGCAGAGAAGACAAGAAGCCACAGCAGCATCCTCACGTGGTCCCAGGACACCATCAAGGGGAGTTGTGGATGGAGCCCTGTGAGAGAGGCTGACAATCAACGCGACTGCGCTCAGTCTACAGGTGGGGCACCCACCCCACAGCCATGTCCTGTCGTCTCCCCAGTGTTTCATGGACCTCCAGAGGGCCAGGGCCTAAGCAGGCATCTCAGGTTATCTGGCACACACCAGGGCTCATTGAAAGGGTAAACCACACTGTTCTTCTAACTGGGCAACTGGACTTCATTGAGGACCTACTCTGTCCTCAATGACACTCACACGTGCAGTCTCATCTAATTCACTTTAATGCCCTAGAATAGGATTCTTAACACCCACCTTTCTAGAAGATCCAGAAACAGTAGAAACAGGAAATACAAAGGCACATGGAAGGGACTAGTGCCGAGAATTCCCTCCCAGGTGAGGTTGAGGCAAAAGGAGTAAAGGAGCTGGGCAGGGGTATCCCAGTTCTAGGCAGAGGAAATCTCCCACTGGAACCACACCCTGCAAGAGAGCCCAGTCCCTGAGATGGGAGagcacacactcacactcaaCCGCAGACACACCCCTAGATCCTGCGCCATCCCAGCCCACAGGTCAGGGGGCGCTCTCACCCCTCATGGGCTGgtcctctcctccctgccctccttcTCCAACCGGTGCCTTCGCTCCCTCGCGCACTAGGGGGCACTCCCGCCCTGGGAATAGTTGCTCTCAGGCTCTGGCTtccaggagagaagaggaaagctCAGATCCCACCtgacaggggaggggaggaggaagcagaGTTCCGAGGCTCCAAGCGGGCTCCTCAGCACCAGGAAGAGCTCAAGTGAGAACAGACTCGGGCTGAGTGCGCCTGGCGCCCCGCCCTGTGAATAAGCCCGGTACCTCCTCCCTGGGAAAGGACACGATTGCCCCACACGCCCAGAGCTCCTTCCTCCTCTCCAGCCCTCAAAACCCAGGCCAATCTCGGGGTGCGTGTGGGCCCTCGGGGCCGCGTCCCTGACATCTGGGAACGTTGCTACCTCCGGAGACAAATCTGCTCCACACTCTGGTCGAGGTCACTCATCAACATCCCCACCCATCTCCCAGCCCCTTCCAAGGTCGACAGAGGGAACCAatggagggagagacagagaaaggtaCATTCCACGGAGGCAACTCTCAGCGCCCCATTGACCCTGTACCATACATGTCCAtcaccctccctcccacctcaccCCAGCCCAGCATCAAAACGTCACCCACCTAAGGAAGCCCCCCCCACAAACCAAGACTCTCCAGCCCTCGCCCCCTCCAACCTCAAAGCTGTATAACAGTGAACACCTCACCTTGTTCCACAATCCTCAGCTCCAGGGACCCTTGAATCTTCATGGAGGAAACTCAACATGACACTTTCCAAGAATGCCAGAGAGTGTCTCCAGGGACACCAGCAAGGCCTCTCACCTTCCAGCAGCCAATGCACTCTTTGTGAGGAAATACCCCAGAAAAGCAGTAAAGCCCTCTTGAAGGGACCCTGAATGCCGGCTGCACACCTAGCTGCCCTCAATTGATCCACCCAGGCCTGGGACTGGGAAGAAGAGCCCCTGGAGCAGTGTGGAGGGGAGCCCTGTTTTCTGAGCTCAGTTCTGGGGTGAGGGTGCAGGTGGGGGCAGACccagagacacagaagaaggtgATCAGGAGCTGTGTCCTGTGGACCATCCTGGAGGGTCCTCAAGCTTATCAGGTTTGCCCATGCCCCTGGCTGTCTCCCATCATGATCAGTAGTAAAACTCTTCAAGAGAAGGACCTGTGGGCTTGCCTTTGGGGGCATCAAGTTAACCAGCTAAGGAAACTAGGCTCCCCAGGCAGCCAGGAGGGGGGTGGACGTCCTGAACAGAGTAGTGGTGGCTGcctgaaagagggagggaagcaggcagggcctggggcccTGTCCAGAGACCACCAAATTCTCGGGGATTAACAGGCTAAGGGGCTCCCAGGTGAAAACATCTCTTCTGGACAAGGGCATTAGGAGTGGGGAATCCGTGGTGTGGGTTCACTCTCTGGTTCTGTGTATTGGGGACTAAAATCCCAACAGGTCCCATGGTCAAGTTCCCCACCCCATCTCACCTTGTTCTGAAAGAGAGGCCCCTTTGCAGACCACCAGCCTTCACAGGCTTCCCTGCCGCAGGGCCTTGGCACTTGCTCTCCTTTACTGAGcggcctcctcctcattcttcCCCTCAGTCTGGAGCCTCcatgtcagcctggcttcccagACAGTCCTCTTGATGAATGGAGCCTCTGAgacctctcttttccttcatctaACTCCTTCTAGGTTGTACTGCTGTGACTATCATCGCCAGGAGGACAACTTCCAAGTCTGTATTTTCTCCTATGACTGACCCAGTGCTTGGCTAGCAGAACATGCTGAAAAAGGGgtggaaaggaggaaagaaaaccaGCAGGCAGGCAGGTGCACTTGCAGTAATCCATAAACTAAGGCAGTGGTTCTCTAAGAGTGATTGGGGAAAACTGGGGTTCCCCAAGAATAATATACCCTGGACCATCTCCCACTTGAAGCCTCCCACAAAGCAAGAGTCTCCTCAGCTTCCCCGCTGTGCTGATATTTCCACTGATCACACGAAAACAATGGCAGGGAAAACTGCAGGTGACTTAGCATGAATCAAGGCAGTGACACGGATCTATCCCAAACGTCATGGTACTCTTCCCATATTCTTTCCCCCAAAAAATTTCActgaagaacatttttttttcctgtcatcaTAAGaagtagaaatatattttattcatacgAAATTATTCTTTAATGTCTTCTTAGTAGGCTCTTAATATTTGCTTCAGGTATACCTCCCATCTCTTTTCCAGCTTCT includes the following:
- the PGLYRP4 gene encoding peptidoglycan recognition protein 4, yielding MRGLHPQLPLMVSWDHVRMLLWLLVFSALGLEARGVFTMVSRKEWAAGAVGCSPQLTMPVDFLIVHHIPGLECHNQTICSRRLWELQTHHVHSNGWCDVAYNFLVGDDGGVYEGVGWNLRGRHTQGYNNVSLGFAFFGPKEGHSPSPAALSAMQGLISHAVQKGHLSPRYEQPLLVKGENCLVPPQKGTPKKACPGIVPRSAWEAGEIHCPKMNFPAKYVIIIHTAGRTCSASDECRLLVRDIHSLVHDRFSSCDIGYNFLVGQDGMIYEGVGWTVQGSHTPGYNDIALGIAFMGTFSGTPPNAAALEAAQNLIQCAVDKKYLSPNYLLVGQMDVRNTLSPGQALYNIIRTWPHFKH